In Mycobacterium sp. JS623, one genomic interval encodes:
- a CDS encoding DUF7159 family protein — protein sequence MRGTGLPPIAEHAEQTCRGPVDIVLGVSMTPTTVSIALVEGEKADGVIVEHDVFDITAIDGPATSNAPDHVIAAILGTQEGAFGSGHRLISTGVTWTDRADASVLREALIARGIEDVMLVSELHAAAALAQALGRAVGYDRTALMFVERDTASLAIVETADGSVVKVLSQPLDSADPIPVLAEMATGLTPAKSMPQAIYVVGSGVDVTAANAQLKDLVPVPVVAPEEPHLALARGAALASANAPRFDTSTIGLAYSLVPDGETMLYPVAPADEITTFLGHADVSTDGIASESGAPERNKPFLLIGGSLSAIFVAGVAALTIAMVSSLDPAEQPIDQSMGGVAVPPPAVAPPPTVPSAQPVVPQPEPNPPPSAPPQAAAATARSMVPPASPPPRVVVHNAAPAPAAPPAAGPPPPVVVVPVIPPSILQWLPPVPQPPVFNPGPAWGPGGPRPGHGGGHGGKRGHGD from the coding sequence GTGCGTGGGACGGGCCTTCCGCCGATAGCCGAACATGCCGAGCAAACCTGTAGGGGGCCGGTGGACATCGTACTTGGGGTGTCGATGACACCCACGACCGTCAGCATCGCCCTCGTCGAGGGCGAAAAAGCCGACGGTGTCATCGTCGAGCACGACGTCTTCGACATCACCGCCATCGACGGCCCGGCAACGTCGAACGCACCCGACCACGTCATCGCCGCGATCCTGGGAACCCAGGAGGGCGCCTTCGGCTCCGGCCATCGTTTGATCTCGACCGGGGTGACTTGGACTGACCGGGCCGACGCAAGCGTGCTCCGCGAGGCATTGATCGCCCGCGGCATCGAAGACGTGATGCTGGTTTCGGAGTTGCATGCCGCCGCGGCCCTCGCCCAGGCGCTCGGGCGGGCGGTGGGCTACGACAGGACCGCGCTGATGTTCGTCGAGCGCGACACCGCGAGCCTGGCGATCGTCGAGACCGCCGACGGATCAGTCGTGAAGGTGCTCAGCCAGCCCCTCGACAGTGCGGACCCGATCCCCGTGCTGGCCGAGATGGCCACCGGCCTCACGCCTGCGAAGTCGATGCCCCAGGCCATCTACGTCGTCGGCTCCGGTGTGGACGTCACTGCGGCCAACGCACAGCTGAAAGACCTGGTGCCGGTACCGGTCGTCGCCCCTGAAGAACCCCACCTGGCCTTGGCGCGCGGTGCTGCGCTGGCCTCGGCGAATGCGCCGCGGTTCGACACATCCACCATCGGCCTGGCTTACTCCCTGGTTCCCGACGGCGAGACCATGCTCTACCCGGTGGCTCCGGCAGATGAGATCACTACGTTCCTTGGCCACGCCGACGTATCCACCGACGGAATCGCTTCGGAGTCCGGCGCGCCGGAACGCAACAAGCCGTTCCTGTTGATCGGCGGCTCGCTGTCCGCCATCTTCGTAGCGGGCGTGGCGGCCCTGACCATCGCGATGGTGAGCAGTCTCGACCCGGCCGAGCAGCCCATCGATCAAAGCATGGGCGGTGTGGCGGTGCCTCCGCCCGCTGTGGCGCCGCCGCCGACGGTGCCGAGTGCGCAACCCGTTGTGCCGCAACCCGAGCCCAACCCGCCCCCGTCCGCGCCACCACAGGCTGCCGCCGCCACGGCGCGGTCGATGGTCCCGCCCGCCTCGCCACCCCCACGAGTCGTAGTGCACAATGCCGCACCCGCCCCGGCGGCACCGCCCGCCGCTGGGCCGCCACCGCCAGTTGTGGTTGTGCCGGTGATCCCGCCGTCAATCCTCCAGTGGCTGCCACCAGTTCCTCAGCCCCCCGTCTTCAACCCGGGCCCAGCATGGGGCCCCGGCGGCCCTCGGCCTGGACACGGCGGCGGCCATGGGGGCAAGCGCGGCCACGGAGATTAG
- a CDS encoding patatin-like phospholipase family protein produces the protein MNATAQADLVCEGGGVRGIGLVGAVHALVTAGYGFPRVAGSSAGAVVASMVAALQAAGEPLSRLDELAQSIDYSKFADPTLLARIPIVGPALSLLARDGLYKGDYLENLLTGLLGDLGVHTFGDLRTGEQAQQYAWSLVVTASDLSRRRLVRIPWDLQNYGFDPDEFSVPKAVRASSAVPFVFEPVRVSGATWVDGGLLSNFPVQLFDSRDAPRWPTFGMRLSAPQGMPPTHQIRGPLSLAFGALETLISDQDAAYIDDPCTVRRTIFVPAESVGSLDFDIGAEERDALYNRGVHAAQDFLASWDYAEYLRVCRSGSAPATEV, from the coding sequence ATGAACGCGACGGCCCAGGCGGATCTGGTGTGTGAGGGCGGCGGTGTTCGGGGCATCGGCTTGGTTGGTGCGGTGCATGCGCTGGTAACGGCTGGATATGGATTTCCGCGGGTCGCTGGATCCAGTGCGGGCGCGGTCGTCGCCTCCATGGTGGCGGCGCTTCAGGCCGCTGGCGAACCGCTGTCGCGACTAGATGAGCTCGCTCAGAGCATCGACTATTCGAAGTTCGCCGACCCCACTCTGCTCGCGCGGATACCAATCGTGGGCCCGGCGCTGTCACTCCTCGCGAGGGACGGGCTGTACAAGGGCGACTACCTAGAGAACCTGCTGACCGGGCTGCTCGGCGATCTTGGGGTGCACACGTTCGGTGACCTGCGCACCGGTGAGCAGGCGCAGCAGTATGCGTGGTCGCTGGTGGTCACCGCCAGTGACCTGTCGCGGCGCAGATTGGTCCGCATCCCGTGGGACCTGCAGAATTACGGGTTTGATCCCGATGAGTTTTCGGTGCCGAAGGCGGTGCGCGCCTCGTCGGCGGTGCCGTTCGTGTTCGAACCGGTGCGGGTCAGCGGTGCGACGTGGGTGGATGGTGGACTGCTGTCGAATTTTCCTGTCCAGTTATTCGACAGCCGCGACGCGCCGCGGTGGCCGACGTTCGGCATGCGACTTTCTGCACCGCAGGGAATGCCGCCAACGCACCAAATCCGGGGTCCGCTTTCGCTGGCGTTCGGGGCGCTGGAAACGCTGATCAGCGACCAGGACGCGGCCTATATCGATGACCCGTGCACGGTTCGACGCACCATCTTCGTTCCCGCCGAATCGGTCGGATCGCTGGATTTCGACATCGGCGCCGAGGAGCGCGACGCGCTATACAACCGCGGGGTGCATGCGGCCCAGGATTTCCTGGCGTCCTGGGATTACGCTGAATATCTGCGGGTGTGCCGCAGCGGTTCAGCGCCTGCAACCGAGGTATGA